From the genome of Lotus japonicus ecotype B-129 chromosome 6, LjGifu_v1.2, one region includes:
- the LOC130725262 gene encoding uncharacterized protein LOC130725262, translating to MALSLTVDDFPSMSKEKDVWRVIVKGDKIHGTVRRTHVYKFNPLLVEGRVYMLSYFTVGDNALDFRTTSHPHKIIFELDSVVQTQTDVSITKIPYSFVYVSDIMFTDPDQILCDRDPLRPWRRAGIRKKSSSAKDDYHRD from the exons ATGGCTCTTAGTCTTACTGTTGACGATTTCCCTTCCATGTCAAAGGAAAAGGATGTGTGGAGGGTTATTGTGAAG GGTGACAAGATCCATGGCACAGTGCGAAGGACTCATGTTTATAAGTTTAATCCTTTGTTGGTTGAGGGTCGTGTATACATGCTATCATATTTCACTGTTGGTGATAACGCTCTTGATTTTCGTACAACGTCTCATCCTCACAAGATAATCTTTGAGCTTGATTCGGTTGTCCAAACCCAAACTGACGTTTCCATCACTAAGATTCCCTATTCATTTGTTTATGTTTCTGATATCATGTTCACTGATCCAGATCAAATACT ATGTGATAGAGATCCTCTCCGACCATGGCGCCGTGCAGGAATTCGAAAAAAATCATCAAGTGCGAAAGATGATTACCATAGAGATTGA
- the LOC130726723 gene encoding uncharacterized protein LOC130726723 produces MIVTSNTVNPPKHTTPRPPHLRRNQTVAGNNRHQIALRERLQKKNAIEMTGPAKKMTKRKSRSNDRDENKKKKTGTVIETEEEASGVVVKPEKQNGGKNRHVIKAEENNSNGVVNFNNRCLCGICFDYKKDSEMFRGSKCEHPFCSDCISKHVAAQIQQNNLKVNCPNPNCDVELGPEHLNLILPKEVVFRWESLRCESLIAGLQKSYCPFKNCSVLMVDDGGEIVTNAECPSCHRLFCAQCMVPWHAGMNCEEFQKSGRVKGEEDLEKKFLKLAKRKKWQRCPKCSFYVQRRSGCEHMKCRCGCNFCYECGKDWKHGHICDKHNST; encoded by the exons ATGATAGTCACTTCAAACACCGTAAACCCTCCAAAACACACAACACCAAGACCTCCTCATCTTCGGAGAAACCAAACCGTCGCCGGCAACAACCGCCACCAAATTGCCCTCCGCGAACGTCTTCAGAAGAAGAATGCAATTGAAATGACTGGACCCGCGAAAAAGATGACGAAGAGAAAATCTCGTTCCAACGATCGTGAtgaaaacaagaagaagaaaacaggcACTGTGATAGAGACGGAAGAAGAAGCTTCTGGCGTCGTCGTGAAGCCAGAGAAACAGAACGGAGGCAAGAACAGACACGTGATCAAGGCGGAAGAAAACAACAGCAACGGCGTCGTAAATTTCAACAACCGTTGCTTATGCGGTATATGCTTCGATTACAAGAAAGATTCTGAAATGTTCAGAGGGAGCAAGTGCGAACACCCCTTTTGCTCTGATTGCATTTCTAAGCATGTCGCTGCTCAAATTCAGCAAAATAATCTCAAGGTGAATTGTCCAAACCCTAATTGCGACGTCGAATTGGGGCCGGAACATTTGAACCTGATTTTGCCTAAAGAAGTTGTTTTTAGATGGGAATCATTGAGGTGTGAGTCTTTGATTGCTGGGTTGCAAAAGAGTTATTGCCCCTTTAAGAATTGCTCAGTTTTGATGGTGGATGATGGGGGTGAAATTGTGACCAATGCTGAGTGCCCTTCTTGCCACAGGCTGTTCTGTGCACAATGTATGGTTCCTTGGCATGCAGGGATGAATTGTGAGGAATTTCAGAAGTCTGGAAGGGTAAAAGGTGAAGAAGATTTAGAGAAGAAGTTTCTGAAGTTGGCTAAAAGAAAAAAGTGGCAGAGGTGTCCCAAATGCAGCTTCTATGTCCAAAGAAGAAGTGGATGTGAACACATGAAATGCAG GTGTGGATGCAACTTCTGTTACGAATGTGGCAAGGATTGGAAGCATGGACATATATGTGATAAACATAATTCCACATAA